Genomic window (Streptococcus suis S735):
TACTGCAACAAGTATTATTGGTGAACTGGGAGATATTCGCCGTTTTCAGTATGCCAACCAAATCAATGCCTTTATCGGTATTGACCTGAGACACTATGAATCTGGTAACTTCCTCGCTAAGGAACACATTACCAAGCGTGGCAATCCCTACGCTAGAAAGATTCTGTTCAAGTGTATCCACAATATCGCTTCAGCCAGTCATACCAATCCTTGCCATATCGCAGACTTTTATGAGAAACGAAAAAGACAATCGCAAACGACTTCAACGAAGCCGCACACGATTGCCTCCATACATCGTCTCATTCGGACAATGTATTACCTCATTATGCATAACAAACTTTACGATTACGCTTCAACCCAAAATCGGTAAAACTGTTTATGCTCTATCATTGTAACACCTTATCAAAAAATTTCAACATAAGGTGTTGGTTTTGTATGCACTTTTTACACTAAAATGTAGTCCAAAATAAAACAATTTCCTTATTTTGACTATTGAACTCAAAATATTTTTCGTCAAATACCTTGATGGACTTGACAAATAGTAGAAAAAAAGCCCGTCGGACAAGCTAGAAAGCTTGATATGACGGGCTTTTTGATGCTTAGCCTCGCTCTTTTGTTTTTAAGCGAGGGATAAAACAGTCTATCCCCAGACTGTTTTATTTTACAGCATCCTTAAGTGCTTTACCAGCTTTGAAAGCAGGTACTTTAGATGCTGCGATTTTGATTTCTGCACCTGTTTGAGGGTTGCGGCCTGTACGTGCTGAACGCTCACGAACTTCAAAGTTACCGAAACCGATCAATTGTACTTTTTCACCAGCTGCAAGGTAGTCTGCTACTGCTCCGAATACTGCATCAACAGCTGCTGCTGAGTCTTTTTTAGTCAATGAAGTTGCTTCTGCAACTTTTGCAATCAAATCTTGTTTATTAGCCATTTGCTAAGTCCTCCAATAATTTTCTGAGTTATTACTCACTTCTATATAGTACCGAATTTTAGGCGTTTGGTCAAGTTTTTAATGCTATTTTACTGTCTTTTTCTGTAGATATCAACAATGAATTGGTCGTTGTACAAATCAATCGTATTCGCCTTTCCATACAGACCAAATTTGTTCTTCAGTTCTGTCAGTTGAACCTGTACTTGCGCTTGTTCTGAGTCTATTTTTACAAAGGCAGGTAGTTTATAATTTTTTTGTAAATAAGCTAATACCTCTGCTTTCGGCAAGGATAAACTTCCAACTGATATTTCTGTTATCCGTAACAAAATACTGCCATCTTCCATTTTGCTAGGTTGAAAATAAATATAGAGTGGGATAGTCACACCAAAAATCTGATAGCTGCCTTCAAAAACAACTTGCTGACTCGTTACGAATAATTGATAGGAAAACTCTTCCGTC
Coding sequences:
- a CDS encoding HU family DNA-binding protein, with translation MANKQDLIAKVAEATSLTKKDSAAAVDAVFGAVADYLAAGEKVQLIGFGNFEVRERSARTGRNPQTGAEIKIAASKVPAFKAGKALKDAVK
- a CDS encoding YpmS family protein — translated: MRPRKAGNLNIWKWLFLAQLSLLIGCGIVLYTRIQTDREDLTKLVQTSTEDTKVGTFSTNREQLNQTLTNYLKEYQTEEFSYQLFVTSQQVVFEGSYQIFGVTIPLYIYFQPSKMEDGSILLRITEISVGSLSLPKAEVLAYLQKNYKLPAFVKIDSEQAQVQVQLTELKNKFGLYGKANTIDLYNDQFIVDIYRKRQ